The sequence CCGAGCTGATCCTCACCGAGCCGGCCAAGGGCATGAAGGGCGCCATCGCCAAGGCCGAGGAGCTGGTCGCCGAACACCCCGACCAGTACTTCATGCCGCAGCAGTTCGAGAACCCGGCCAACCCGGCGATCCACGAGAAGACCACCGGCCCGGAAATCTGGAACGACACCGACGGCGCGGTCGACGTGCTGGTAGCCGGGGTCGGCACCGGCGGCACCATCAGCGGCATCTCGCGCTTCATCAAGAACACCAAGGGCAAGCCGATCCTCTCGGTGGCGGTGGAGCCGGTCAGCTCGCCGGTCATCAGCCAGACCCTCGCCGGCGAGGAAGTGAAGCCCAGCCCGCACAAGATCCAAGGCATCGGCGCCGGCTTCGTGCCGAAGAACCTCGACCTTGCGATGGTCGACCGCGTCGAGACGGTCACCGACGACGAGGCCCGCAGCATGGCTCGCCGCCTGATGCAGGAAGAAGGCATCCTCTGCGGCATTTCCAGCGGCGCCGCCATGGCGGTGGCCGTGCGCCTGGCCGAGGAACCGGCCATGCAGGGCAAGACCATCGTGGTGATCCTCCCCGACTCGGCCGAACGCTACCTGTCGAGCATGCTCTTCGAAGGCATGTTCGACGAGCAGGAAAGGGTGCAGTAAGCCCCCGCGGCCGCCCCATCACAGGGCGG is a genomic window of Pseudomonas knackmussii B13 containing:
- the cysK gene encoding cysteine synthase A, whose product is MSRIFADNAQSIGNTPLVQINSIAPRGVTILAKTEGRNPGYSVKCRIGASMIWDAESSGRLKPGMKIIEPTSGNTGIGLAFVAAARGYKLVLTMPASMSLERRQVLKALGAELILTEPAKGMKGAIAKAEELVAEHPDQYFMPQQFENPANPAIHEKTTGPEIWNDTDGAVDVLVAGVGTGGTISGISRFIKNTKGKPILSVAVEPVSSPVISQTLAGEEVKPSPHKIQGIGAGFVPKNLDLAMVDRVETVTDDEARSMARRLMQEEGILCGISSGAAMAVAVRLAEEPAMQGKTIVVILPDSAERYLSSMLFEGMFDEQERVQ